AATCTGTACCTTAAAGGAAAATATCAAGATGCACTTCCTATTTTTAGTGGGTTGAATGATGATTTTCCTGCCAGTGACACTATTCAATTTTACATGTTGATGAGTTACTATCATCTAAATCGAATAGAGAGGGCAATTTCTATATTCGAAAAATTAATAATTCAACGACAAAGTATTTTCTATAATGAAGCAAAATGGTATTATGCGTTGTCGCTAATTAAATATAATAGGAAAGAGAAGGCAATTGGCGTGCTTAATGAAATATTATCAGAGGAATCGTCCTTTAAAGATCTGGCAAAAGAGGAACTGAAAAAGTTAAATGGAAATAAATAAGACCTACACAATAGATTCCTTTTTGTATATTTCACCATTCTTTATAAAACATGAAAAACCAAAAAATTGCCTATACTTTTGCAGGGTTTGTTATCCTTTTCTGGGGGACTTCAGCCACTGCATTTAAAATAGGACTTCAGTATTTTAACTTTATTCAACTACTTTTTTGGGCATCGCTTTTTGCCACTATTATTTTATTTTTTGTATTAATCTTTCAGGGAAAATTCTTACAAGTTTTTAAGATGGGTAAGACCCAGCTTAAGTGGTCAATCTTTCTTGGTTTCCTGAATCCTTTCCTATACTATTTTGTACTCTTTAAGGCATATGATCTACTTCCGGCACAGGTAGCCCAACCACTCAACTATATTTGGCCAATTATCCTTGTACTACTATCAATTCCAATTCTTGGACAGAAGTTGACGGCAAAGAATATTATAGCATTGATTATAAGTTTTGTAGGTGTAGTCTTTATTTCATCGCAGGGGAATATCGATATCTTCTCTAAAAGTAATCCTCTAGGCGTTTTTCTTGCCCTATTTAGTTCAACTATATGGGCACTGTTTTGGCTTTATAATGTTCGCGATAAGAATAGGGATGAGGCTGTGAAGCTTTTCCTTAATTTTTTCTTTGCTTCAATATTCACACTATTTGTTGGAGTTTTTACAAAAGATTTTTGGATTATCTCCGCTAATGGATTATTTGCTTCAGCCTATATTGGTGCTTTTGAAATGGGAATTACCTTTGTACTTTGGTTAAAGGCTTTGAACTATGCCGATAATACAGCACGGTTAAGTAACATTATATATTTAGTGCCATTTGTGGCTCTGCTATTCATTAAACTAATACTTGGAGAAACTATTTACTGGACTACTATTGTTGGTCTAGTGCTTATTATTAGCGGGATTATATATCAGCAATTACGCTCTAAAGCGATTCAAAACATTTAAAAATATAAAAATGAATACAAGTATTTTAAAAAAGATTTTATCCATTATGTTTTTTGGAATTGCTATTTATGCACTCCAGAATTGTAAAAAAGAAGAAACTAATTGGGATAAACTGGCAAACAAAGAGTTGCTTAGCGTAATGAAAGATTACTACTATTGGTATGATAAGTTACCAACAGTAGATCCTAATAGCTATAAAGATCCCAGTACGCTGATTGAGACATTACGAGTTAATCCTCCCGATAGGTGGAGTTATGTTACAACAAAGCAAGAACTTGAAGCTTACTACAATTCGGGAGCATATTATGGATTTGGGTTTGGTAGTTCTTTCGATCAGAATGGAAAATTATGGATTATTTATGTTTATAAAAGTTCCCCATTTACTGAAAAAGGAATTAATAGAGGGTGGCAGATTAGTTCAATTGATGGGGTAACCCCAACGCCCGAAAACTATAATCAAATTATTGGGGAAAGTGCTGCGGGTGTTTCCAAAACCATAGTATTTATTTCACCTGATGGAAACAGTTTTACTTACACATTTACCAAATTTGAAGTAGCGGTTAATTCTGTGTTGTTTGATTCGGTATATACCATTAGTTCTAAAAAAATAGCCTATATGGTTCTTAACACCTTTATTACGCCAACCATTAGGGAAGTAAATACTTGTTTTGCGAAATTTAAGAGCGAAAATGTTGATGAACTAATTGTTGATTTAAGATACAATGGTGGTGGTTCTATCAGCGTTTCCGATACCGTTGCAAGTTTAATTGGAGGTAATGCTGCAAATGGAGGAGTTTATACAAACTATGTTTATAATGACAAACATTCAGACTCAAATAAATCAATCTTTTTCAGGTCACTTTCAAACACTCTTACGCTTAACCGTGTAGTATTTATAACTGACAGGGGAACAGCCTCGGCAAGTGAGTTAGTAATTAATGGGTTGAAACCTTTTATGCCTGTGTGTTTAATTGGTTCGAAAACTCATGGAAAACCAGTAGGTATGCGTTCTTTCACTTATAATGAGGTTGACTGGGCTTTTTTACCCGTTTGCTTTTCATTGAAAAACGCGAATAATGAAGGTGATTATTTTGATGGTTTAGCGGTAAATGTTGATGCAGCCGATGATGTTTCAAAACCATTTGGGGATTTCCGAGAGGCAAGTTTTGCTGCTGCGCTTACATATCTGGGTGTTTCAACAGGAAAGGGTGAAATGATTAAAACATCATTGCGAGCAAAGAGGATGACTGGTAAAGGGCTGTACGAAGAGATAGGAGCGTGGTAATTAATTTTTTGTAGTTGTAAAGTGAATGACTATTGTTAGCGAAAGAATAATTCTAGGTATTGATCCTGGCACAAATGTGCTTGGCTATGCAATTATTAAGTGCGAAGGAAAGAATAAAATTGAACTTATAGTTCTTGGGGTAATTGAGCTTAAAAAGTATAGCGATCACTACCTAAAACTTAAAGCTATTTACGAACGAATTCAACAGCTGGTTGATGAGTACCATCCCGATGAGGTTGCCATAGAGGCTCCATTCTTTGGTAAAAACGTGCAGAGTATGCTTAAACTTGGTAGAGCGCAAGGGGTTGCAATGGCAGCAGCGCTTTCGCGCTCAGTTCCAATATTTGAGTATGCGCCAAGAAAAATCAAACAGTCCATTACAGGGCAAGGTGCTGCCTCAAAAGAGCAGGTTGCTGCAATGCTATGCTCAATACTTAAAGTGAAGGACTTTCCTGGCGCAAAACTCGATGCTACTGATGCACTTGGAGCAGCCGTTTGTCACTTCTATCAAGGCTCGGCAGTATCAGGTGGAAAAGGAAAGGCTTCCAGCTGGGAGTCATTTGTTAAAAATAATCCGGATAGGGTGAAGGGGAATAGTTGATAACCGTATAAGGTTAAATGAAAAATCCCTTCCAGTTAAGAGGGGATGATTAAATCTGATGCATAGCATTTTATATCTTAGATCAATACCCCTATTAAACAAATTCTTTCGAAATCTTTTCTGCAATCTCCTTTAGCCTTTCAGGGGTAAGTTTGAGTTTTGGTTTAAAGAAATTAATATCCGATTCATTAACTAGGGGTACAAGATGAATATGGGCGTGAGGAACTTCTAACCCAAGAACCGCTAAACCAATACGCTTGCAAGCGATTGTTTTCTCAATTGCTTTTGCAACCCTTTTAGAGAATAGGGTTAGGCCAGCAAGAGTTTCATCATCTACGTCAAATAAGTAGTCTACTTCTTGCTTAGGGATAACGAGGGTATGACCTTCTACCAAGGGGTTAATGTCGAGAAATGCGAAATACCTTTCATCCTCGGCAATCTTATAAGAGGGAATTTCGCCCTTAGCGATTCTTGAGAAGATGGTAGCCATAGTTTATATTATTTATGGTTTAACGTGATATTTCAACGATTTGGAACTGAACTGTTCCCGAGGGTATTTGAACATCAACAATATCCCCAACTTTTTTGCCCATAAGGGCTTTGGCAATTGGAGTCCCAACCGAAAGTTTACCAATTTTTAGATTAGCTTCGGATTCGGCAACCAGAACATACTCCACCATTGCCTTGGTTTTCAGATTTTTAAGTTTAATTTTATTGAGAATCTGAACCTTTGAAATATCAATACGCGATTCATCAATTATTCTTGAGTTGGCAACCGTATCCTCCAACTTTGATATTTTAAGTTCAAGCATACCTTGGGCTTCTTTAGCGGCATCATACTCTGCATTTTCAGATAGATCGCCTTTGTCGCGTGCTTCCGCAATCATTTTCGAAATTGCGGGTCTCTCAACGCTTTTAAGATGATTAAGCTCCGCCTGAAGTTTATGTAAACCTTCTTCGGTTAAATAAACAACTTTTGACATTTTAACCTCCTGATTCATTATAAATAGGGTAAATAAAAAAGAATTCCGACTCCTCGGAACTCTTCAATTATTGCAAATATATCGATTTTTTTTAATTTACATCAAATTCAAAATTTGGTATTTTTCATTATAGTTTTTTTTCTTTATTTATATTTTTTCTCCAGAACATTATTTTCCCCCAGAATGTCTTATGCCTCCTCAATTTCTTTGACTCTTCGAGTGATTTTTTCATTCTTTCTTGGATTTCGGGGCTTTGCTTTTTAATATGTTCTTGTCTTCCAATTTCTTGCGCCTTTAGAGCTTTGCGCTTATTTCTTTCTGATTTTCTATTTCTTTTTTTTTCGATTCTATTAAGGGTTCTCTTTTTTGTGTTCTCAGTTTTTTTTACATCATAAGGATGGAATTGCTTTGAAGGAGAGTACTGTTCTAATCTTTTACGGTGAAATAATGGAAAATTTTTTTTATGGCATCCTTCATTTGTGACCATAAAAGATGTAATGAGCAAAAACAATAAAACCTTTTTGTAAATTTGCATTTCTAAATAGTTAAAACAATCAACCTTGAAGACAAAAATAAAACTTCTTTTTCAGCTATTTATTTTATCAGGGCTAATGTTCGGATGTATTAATGATCAGCAACAGATTGTACCCAACGTTAATGTTGATGTTTATATTAACCTAGATTTACCACAGTTTAGTTTTCTTGGTTCAATAAATAATGCAATAATTTATCCGAATGCAGGGTACAATCGTAATGGAGTTATCATTTATCGTAATTCAACTGATGAATTTTCAGCTTACGATGCCACTTGCCCTCAGCATATTGAAACAAAAACTGCAGTTAAACTTGATGATAACGGAGCTGGAGGTCAGGCAACCTGTCCTCACTGTAAAACAATTTACTATTTTTACGATTATGGTCGAGCATCTAAAGGTTATCCGTTAAAAAGATATAACGTTAACAAATCGGGAAATACAGTATATGTCTATAATTAAATTGGACAATCTGTTACTTTTCAACAGTTAGCTTATCACCAATCATCCTATTATTGTATTGCTGGATTATGGCTTTAAGTTTAGCCTCCATCTTTGTTTCAATATCAGGGAATTGCCCAATTTTATTATCTACCAATAGAGGGTCGCTTTTAAAGCTGAATAGCCCTATCTCATTAGTTCCATTATGTAGATAAAGATAATCGCCCATAAGCAATTGATAAGTTGATGAGGTGTATGTGATTACAAATGGCTCGTTGTTTGACTCAAAGATATTCCGACCAAATGCAACGTAGGGTTTATCGTAGTTAAGGTAACCCAATATAGAGGGCATAATATCTATTTGCTCAACAAGATCATTTGAGCTACCCTTTAAACTGCCATCGGGTTTGTACATGATGAACGGCCCAGTAAAAACACCTAGGTTTGTTTTGAACTCAGGATAATAGGCTTGATTAGCATGATCATTTGTAATAACAAAAAGAGTACTATCGTACCAAGGCATTTTGGAAGCCGTTTCAAAGAATCTTTTTAAAGAGTAATCGGTGTAGCCTATACATTGATGTATTGGTAATGTACCCTTTTTAAATTTGCCATCATACCTCTCTGGAACCTTAAATGGGTGATGTGATGATACCGAAAATATGGCGACACAGAATGGTTGTTTAAATTCGTTTAGTTTGCTTGCAAAGTATTGGAAAAACTCTTCGTCCCAAACACCCCACATTCCATCAAAATCATTGCTATTTGGGTATTCACTCATGCCATAATATTCCTTAAAACCGGCAACATTAGCAAAGGCCTGAAAACCCATTGAGCCATTGGGGGCTCCATGGAAAAATGCTGTTCGGTAGCCTTCTTTTCGAAGAACAGATGCAATGCTGTTGATTTTATTACCAGAGTATCCTGTTAGAAAATACGGTTCAACCATCATAGGGATACTTGCTAGCACGGACGGCATAGCATCAATCGATTTTCGACCATTACAGAATGAGTATTTGTACATCAAACTATGCTGAATTAATGAATCGAGGAAAGGGGTGTACCCTTCGTATGTTCCATTTTCAAGTTCGGGATTGTAACTTTTAAGATATTCGCGACCAAAACTTTCTAGTATGAAAATTACTACATTCTGTTTTTTAAACTTCGATTCTGTTGATGGGGTATGAACGAGGGTGTAGATTTTATCTAATTCCTCGTCACTTTTGTAATATGTTGCTTTTATTAGTGCTTTCTTTTGAAGGGTTCGATATATTGCAAATGGGGTATTTAGTACAATTGTTGCTTCTAGGGGTTCATTAATATACTGACCAGCATTACTCAATGTAATGGGACGAGTGCTATGCCTAAATCCGCCTCGGATACCGCCAATCATAAGAGTTGCCAATAGGAGTAATAATATTGTTCCATTGATAAAGTACACTAGATGACCTTTCCAACTTTTAACCACTATAGTTTTTTTGATTTTACCATAGGCAAGAACAAGGATAGCAATCATAGCAATCCATATAATAACAACATACCAGTAGTCGACAATAAATTTAGGAATTAACGAGCCAAAATTGGTTTCATGTTTGAATTCACTGAATATCGTTGCAGTTGTTCTTCGAAGCGTAAATTGAAAATAAACAAAATCGCAGCAGTTCGCCAAAAGTGCTATGCCATTGGTAATGTAAAACAAATATTTTAAAAATGTCTGGTAGATGTTATTGTATCTGAAAGTAAAGGGAAGCAGGTATAGGACGAAATAAAGCATGTTAGTGTATAGAATTGCTGTTGTATCAAAGGCAAGCCCACCCTTCATTATCTTCATCATGCCTACAAATGTCATATTTGGGAAGTAGCTTGAATTGATAAGGTAAAATACAATTCGGCAAACCGAAAAAAGGAGCATTACAAGTATGAAACGCCAAATTAAAGTAAGATAAAGGTTGTTTTTAACCCTTATATCAAGGAAATACTGTTTCCAGGTTTGTAGCATAGCGATATGAATTTGAAAGGGTAAAATTATCTAAAAAAGTGAACGAAAATAAATATCGATTTTATTATAGTGCCTGTATAATTATTTACACGGCAATAAATATGTTCAAGTGGATTAATGTGGTATTAATCAGGCGTTTAATTGCGATATGACTATTTTTTTATTATAGGTGTGATATCTGTTAAATCTCTTTCACCAAAACATTCTCTTTTATACCCTCTACATTCGATGAAATTGCCTTAGAAATACCTATAATCGTTTGCATTTCTGGAGAATCTGGTTCAAAAGAAGCACCTAAATTATCGAGCGCATAAATTACAGAAGCCACCGAGAAATTGTCGATATGCTGTGCTGGTTGGTATGCAATATTCTTTGATTCGCTTATGGTTTCAACAATAATTCTGCACTGGATTAGGTTATTTAGCATAGCTTTCATTAATCTGACAGGAATTTTCAGATCTTGAGAGAGTTCAAGGACAGTTTGAGCTTTCTCTCCATTAACGAATCGTTTAACAATGTGATTTAGAATTAATAGTGATAAATTACGCTTCGAATTCGGACAGATATGCTCTGTTTCGCTTTCGAATTCATACATATCAATATTTTGGTTTGCAAACGATATTTCAGCTCCAAAAAGTACAATCATCCAGCTAACTTGCAACCAGATTAGTAATAGGGGTAACGCAGCGAAGCTACCATAAATGGCATTATACTGTGATACTCCTATTTGAAAATCAATATAAATCCATTGGGTTACAACGAATGCTGAACCAGCAATTATACCAGCAATAATTCCTGATTGAGGGGAAACTTTAGTATTTGGCATTACGATGTATACCACACTAAATAGTATCCAAATTAAGAAAAGTGGTATGAAATTTAAGGTAAACATCAAATACTTGCTAACATATCCAATTAGTTCAATTTGTTTTCCAATTGTATTAAGTTGTGTGGCGAGGAAAACAGATATACTACTCGAAGCTATTAGAAGTATTGGAGCAATAAGCATCATCGATAGGTAGTCGGTGAACTTACGAACTATGGATCGAGGTTTGTCAATCTTCCATATATCGTTAAAAGATGTTTCGATGCTACTAAATATTTTAGAAACAGAGTAGAATAGAAAAATAACACCAATTCCAGCAATTAATCCTCCTCCAGTATTCTCAAGGAGTGAGTTTGAGAAGGTTACCAGTTTGTCTGCTATTTCTCCTTGTCCTTTGAGGCCTTCTTTTAGTTCTTGTTCTAAATATTTGTCAGCTCCAAACCCTTTGGCAATTCCAAAAGCCATTGCAAGGACTGGTACAATGGACATTAGCGTGTAGTAGGTTAAAGCAGATGCTCTTACTGTTACCTTATTTTCAATCAACCCACGGAGCGAAAGAACTATAATCCTTAAATATTTGAATAGGAATTTCATTTTTGGTGGGTACTCCTCCAACCGTACACTCCAGAGATCCCTGAGTAAGAATTGCTGAACCTTCATAAAATAATTAAGAGTCCTTTTGAATAAACCTTCTTTCTTTGCCATGGCGTTGAGGTTTTAAACAGAATACTAATGTAAGTAAAAATGTGATTAAATTGTCATACAAAAAACAAACTCATTCTCTCATTTCTGTGAAATGGTGAATCCATATGTGTTTAATAAATGAATACCCGCAAAAGCGGGTATCTACTTATTAATGCTAAAAAAGCTGCCGAAGCAGCTTTTTCTATTAGTATCTGTAATGTTCAGGCTTGTATGGACCATCGGGGCTAACCCCAATATAATCGGCTTGTTTCTTTGTTAACTTGGTTAGTTTAACACCAATTTGCTCAAGATGTAAACGAGCAACCTCTTCATCAAGATGCTTTGGTAGACGGTAAACATCAATTGCAAGGTTCTTTGTCCAAAGTTCTATTTGTGCAAGAGTTTGATTGGTAAAACTATTGCTCATTACAAAACTTGGATGACCTGTTGCACAACCAAGGTTAACTAAACGACCTTCGGCTAAAACAAAAATAGAACGACCATCTGGGAAGAAATATTGATCAACCTGTGGTTTAACGTTGACCTTTTTAACATTTGGTGCAACATTTAACCTATCGATGTGAATCTCATTATCAAAGTGACCAATGTTACATACAATGGTTTGATCCTTCATTGCAAGCATATGTTCAAGGGTAATGATATCACAGTTACCAGTTGTGGTTACATAGATATTGCCTTCAGTAAGAGTTTCTTCAATAGGTTTTACCTCGAATCCTTCCATTGCAGCTTGTAATGCACAGATTGGATCAATTTCGGTTATTATTACCCTTGCACCGTATGAACGCATGCTATGAGCACAACCTTTACCAACATCGCCGTATCCGCAAACAACAACTACTTTGCCTGCAATCATAACATCAGTTGCACGTTTGATACCATCGGCAAGTGATTCGCGACATCCATAAAGATTGTCAAATTTACTTTTTGTGACTGAATCATTTACATTGATAGCAGGAATAAGAAGTTCGCCCTTCTCCTTCATCTGATATAGACGGTGAACACCTGTGGTAGTTTCTTCTGAAACACCTTTTAAATCTTTAACTAGAGTATGCCATTTCTGGTTATCCTCTGATAATACTTTCTTTAAAAGATTAAGAATGACTTGCTCTTCATGATTTTCAGCCTTTTTGTTAAGAACGCTTGCATCTTTTTCTGCCTTATAGCCAAGATGAACGAAAAGGGTAGCGTCACCACCATCATCTACAATAAGGGTTGGCCCCTTACCATTCGGAAATGATAGTGCCTGAGCAGTACACCACCAGTATTCTTCAAGGGTTTCACCTTTCCATGCAAAAACTGGGATTCCTGCTTTTGCAATTGCTGCGGCAGCATGATCTTGGGTCGAAAATATATTACAACTAGCCCATCTAACATCAGCACCCAATGCTTTAAGTGTTTCAATTAACACGGCTGTTTGAATAGTCATGTGTAAAGAGCCAGTAATTCTTGAACCTTTTAATGGTTTAGAAGTTGAATATCTAGCACGAATTGCCATTAATCCTGGCATTTCTTTTTCGGCAATGCTAATTTCTTTACGTCCCCATTCTGCAAGTGAAATATCATTCACTTTGTAGGGTAGCGATTCTACAAGTACTTGTTCCATTTATTTAATCTGATTAGTTATAACTCTTTTATAAGTTACAAAGTTATAAAATAATTTTTATAATAATTTTGATTATAGGAGTCAAGAATATTTGATACATTTTTTCTATCAAATTCGAGTTGAATTTTGAGTTGTTCAATATTTGAAAATTTCTTTTCATTTCTGATACGTTCAATAATAGCGACATCAATTTTTTGATTGTAAATATCTTCATTGAAGTTGAGAATATGTACTTCAATGGTAATATTTCGATTATTATCGATTGTTGGTCGAGTCCCGATATTCATCATTCCCTTTTCGAACCTACCATTTAGATTTAATAGAACGGCATAAACTCCTTCGGCAGGTATTAGTTTAAGGGGATCAATTGGTCTAATGTTAGCTGTTGGAAATCCAATTTTACGACCTACTTGGGAGCCTGTTTCAATTGTACCAGTGAGAAGATATGGATAACCAAGCATTTCGTTTGCTTTTTTGAGTTCCCCATTACTTAGAGCTTCCCTTATTTTAGTTGAGCTAATATTTGTATCGTATTCTTCAATTATTTCAACTTTCTCAAAGGTGTAGTGAAGTTTAGTTGAAAAATTCTTTATTGTAGCAATATTTCCTTCAGCTTTTTTACCAAATCGATGATCTTTCCCGATTATAATATGTTTAACATTGTAAGATTCAACAAGAAATTGTATAAAATCATCGGCGGACATACTAGCTATCGATGGAGTGAATTCTTGAATAATAAAGAAATCAAAGCCAAGTTTTGAGAAGATTTTTGATTTTTCGTTAAGCGTGGTCAAAAATCTTAACTTATGAGGATCCTTGTTTAGAACCAAACGAGGATGCGGCCAAAAAGTAAGTACAGCTGAGTTAAGATTTAATTCTTTAGAGCGTTGAAGAACCAAATTTGTAAGTGCTTTATGACCTCGATGAACACCGTCAAAAAAGCCCATGGTAAGCACAATGTTTTTGCCCTCAAGCTGATCTGGTTTCTGAACAATTATCATCTTTTGTATTAAGAAAGTAAACAAAGATGCAAATTTTGATTCTTTAATAAAAGAAAAAATTGCACAAAGTGCTTAATTGTTGATAATTGACTCAGAATAGATGATAGTTGGGGCTTGATTGGTGTTAAGCTTTGGAAATTTATATAGGAGAAGAATAAAGAATTTGATAAATAATGCATACAGTGATTTGTAACAATTAGAAAACTATGAAAGTATATTTCGATGTCTTCGACTTGAGATTATTTAAATGGTTAACCAATTTGACAAACCTTTTAAATTCGTGAGAATCGAAAAAATTAACGGTAAAGCCCCTAAATCAAAGACATCGAATTATTCATAGTTTACACCCACCTGACCAAGCAAAAATCCATTCTATGGGGTAATTCAGCGTGTTTAGCGTATATCCGAATTCCGCAATCAAAAGCTCCTGGATCAACAGGTACAATGCTTAACTTAAAAGTAGCCCTTGCACCCTCGATAGATTCCATAATGAATTCGTGTACCCTTTTTATTTGAACTTCGTTGCTTTCAATAAGATCTGCTACAACAAGCTCTACACCAATATCCTCAATGCCAAGTTCTCCTAAATCGAGAACTAATTCTGATGTATATTCTTTCCCTAAGATAATAGCCTCAGAAGCAGTATTGAACTGCTTAACTTGGATTACTTCAAGGGTGTCCCAGCTTCTCGTCATTCTTTTTTTCCAGTTAGAGATTTTCTTGGCAAGATCAAAATCATTTGCTTTAATCCTTCTTGACCGATCGTAAAGTTTATTATAGAATCGATTCTCGTAATCCCTCATCATCCTTGTTGTGGTGAAGTTAGATGCAATCTGGGAAATGGATTTTTTAATGTATGACACCCATTTTTCGGGGATATCATCAGAGTCCCTATTGTAATACATTGGAACTATTTCATTTTCGAGGAGAGAATAAATTAGTTCGGCATCCAGCTCGTCCTGATAATCCTGCTCTTGATATAAATTTTCTTGAGGGATTGCCCAACCAGCTCCTTGTCGATAACCTTCAACCCACCAGCCATCTAGTACGCTGAAATGAAGTACCCCATTCATTGCCGCTTTTTCGCCACTTGTTCCCGAAGCCTCAAGTGGTCGGGTAGGTGTATTTAACCAAATATCAACTCCTTGCACCATTTTGCGTGCAAGTTCCATATCATAATTTTGAAGGAAAAGTATTTTACCCACAAATTCTGGCATCTTTGATATTTCGACTATTCGTTTAATTAGGTCTTGCCCCATTTTATCGTTTGGGTGGGCTTTACCTGCGAATAGTAATTGTACGGGCATCTCTTGATTGTTGATAATGCCATTTAACCGTTTAAGATCTTTAAATAGTAAATGAGCTCGCTTGTAAGTGGCAAATCGGCGTGCAAAACCAATTGTTAATGCTCTATTATTAAGACCTTCCTGAATATCAACAACATGCCGAGGGCTTTCAAATCTAATAATATCAGGATTGTTTAATCGAGTTCTTATATAGTCGATTAGTTTTTTTCGTTGATTATTTCGAATGCTCCATATTTTTGAGTCAGAAATATTAAATATCTGCTCCCATGCTGGCTTTGGATAATCGCTATCTTTTTCAGTGGAACCAGATTCAAAAAGATTACGCCATTCTTTAGCAGTCCATGTTGGGTAGTGAACACCATTTGTAACGTAGCTAACATGAAGTTCATCGTAATAGTATCCTGGCCATAAGCCAGCAAGCATTTTTTTACTAACCTCTCCATGCAACCAGCTTACACCATTGACTTCCTGAGAGAGATTTGCTGCTAAATGACTCATGGAGAACTTCTCTGTTATGTTGCCAAGATTCATTCGTCCTAGATCCAAAAACTGCTCCCATGATATTTTAAGCCTATCAGGATAGTGAGACATATACGCACGGAGTAAATCTTCAGTGAATGAGTCATGTCCTGCAGGAACTGGGGTATGTGTTGTGAATAAACTTGTTGAGCGAACAACCTCAAGGGCATCGGAGAATGAAAGTTTTTCGTCATGAATATAGTTACGCAATTGTTCGAGACCTATAAAGGCAGCATGGCCCTCGTTTATGTGGAATATATTCGGCTCAATTCCAAGTGCTTTTAAGGTGCGAATTCCTCCAATTCCTAGAAGCATTTCCTGCTTGAATCTATTTTCGATATCACCTCCGTATAGGTGATGTGTTATTGTACGATCTTGAACGATATTTTCTTCAAAATCGGTATCCATAAGATACAAATCAGTTCTTCCAACTTCTACTTTCCAAATTCTAGCGTAAAGATTACGACCCGGCATGGCAATGCTGATAGTCTTCCATTTCCCATTCTCATCACGTACAGGGGTGGCTAAGGTTTGGGTAAAATTCTGTTGATCATAGGTAACAATTTGTTGACCAGTAGAGGAGAGTTGCTGTGTGAAATAACCGTAACGATAAAGTAGCCCAATACCAACAATATCTGTATTACGATCTGATGCCTCTTTTAGATAATCACCGGCAAGTACACCTAAGCCCCCTGAGTATATTTTAAGCGATGTGTGCAAGCCGAACTCCATGCTGAAATATGCAATTTTAGGTTCTTTTCGCTTGTACTTGTTCATCATGTAGCTGGTGAA
This window of the Bacteroidales bacterium genome carries:
- a CDS encoding DMT family transporter; protein product: MKNQKIAYTFAGFVILFWGTSATAFKIGLQYFNFIQLLFWASLFATIILFFVLIFQGKFLQVFKMGKTQLKWSIFLGFLNPFLYYFVLFKAYDLLPAQVAQPLNYIWPIILVLLSIPILGQKLTAKNIIALIISFVGVVFISSQGNIDIFSKSNPLGVFLALFSSTIWALFWLYNVRDKNRDEAVKLFLNFFFASIFTLFVGVFTKDFWIISANGLFASAYIGAFEMGITFVLWLKALNYADNTARLSNIIYLVPFVALLFIKLILGETIYWTTIVGLVLIISGIIYQQLRSKAIQNI
- the ruvC gene encoding crossover junction endodeoxyribonuclease RuvC, with translation MTIVSERIILGIDPGTNVLGYAIIKCEGKNKIELIVLGVIELKKYSDHYLKLKAIYERIQQLVDEYHPDEVAIEAPFFGKNVQSMLKLGRAQGVAMAAALSRSVPIFEYAPRKIKQSITGQGAASKEQVAAMLCSILKVKDFPGAKLDATDALGAAVCHFYQGSAVSGGKGKASSWESFVKNNPDRVKGNS
- a CDS encoding HIT family protein, with product MATIFSRIAKGEIPSYKIAEDERYFAFLDINPLVEGHTLVIPKQEVDYLFDVDDETLAGLTLFSKRVAKAIEKTIACKRIGLAVLGLEVPHAHIHLVPLVNESDINFFKPKLKLTPERLKEIAEKISKEFV
- the greA gene encoding transcription elongation factor GreA, translating into MSKVVYLTEEGLHKLQAELNHLKSVERPAISKMIAEARDKGDLSENAEYDAAKEAQGMLELKISKLEDTVANSRIIDESRIDISKVQILNKIKLKNLKTKAMVEYVLVAESEANLKIGKLSVGTPIAKALMGKKVGDIVDVQIPSGTVQFQIVEISR
- a CDS encoding LTA synthase family protein, translated to MLQTWKQYFLDIRVKNNLYLTLIWRFILVMLLFSVCRIVFYLINSSYFPNMTFVGMMKIMKGGLAFDTTAILYTNMLYFVLYLLPFTFRYNNIYQTFLKYLFYITNGIALLANCCDFVYFQFTLRRTTATIFSEFKHETNFGSLIPKFIVDYWYVVIIWIAMIAILVLAYGKIKKTIVVKSWKGHLVYFINGTILLLLLATLMIGGIRGGFRHSTRPITLSNAGQYINEPLEATIVLNTPFAIYRTLQKKALIKATYYKSDEELDKIYTLVHTPSTESKFKKQNVVIFILESFGREYLKSYNPELENGTYEGYTPFLDSLIQHSLMYKYSFCNGRKSIDAMPSVLASIPMMVEPYFLTGYSGNKINSIASVLRKEGYRTAFFHGAPNGSMGFQAFANVAGFKEYYGMSEYPNSNDFDGMWGVWDEEFFQYFASKLNEFKQPFCVAIFSVSSHHPFKVPERYDGKFKKGTLPIHQCIGYTDYSLKRFFETASKMPWYDSTLFVITNDHANQAYYPEFKTNLGVFTGPFIMYKPDGSLKGSSNDLVEQIDIMPSILGYLNYDKPYVAFGRNIFESNNEPFVITYTSSTYQLLMGDYLYLHNGTNEIGLFSFKSDPLLVDNKIGQFPDIETKMEAKLKAIIQQYNNRMIGDKLTVEK
- a CDS encoding YihY/virulence factor BrkB family protein, which encodes MAKKEGLFKRTLNYFMKVQQFLLRDLWSVRLEEYPPKMKFLFKYLRIIVLSLRGLIENKVTVRASALTYYTLMSIVPVLAMAFGIAKGFGADKYLEQELKEGLKGQGEIADKLVTFSNSLLENTGGGLIAGIGVIFLFYSVSKIFSSIETSFNDIWKIDKPRSIVRKFTDYLSMMLIAPILLIASSSISVFLATQLNTIGKQIELIGYVSKYLMFTLNFIPLFLIWILFSVVYIVMPNTKVSPQSGIIAGIIAGSAFVVTQWIYIDFQIGVSQYNAIYGSFAALPLLLIWLQVSWMIVLFGAEISFANQNIDMYEFESETEHICPNSKRNLSLLILNHIVKRFVNGEKAQTVLELSQDLKIPVRLMKAMLNNLIQCRIIVETISESKNIAYQPAQHIDNFSVASVIYALDNLGASFEPDSPEMQTIIGISKAISSNVEGIKENVLVKEI